TTGTTACTTCACTTATTCTGCGTTTTggattttcattctttattcacgtatttttaaaagccattcTATTACATTAAATGGCTATCCAAAACAGGCCCCTAAGTCTGTATttgttcagttaaaaaaaaagcctctgatTTTCAGAGGTACCGGGTTGATGGCTGTTCTTATTGAAACTGAAGTCTGAAAGTGAAGTTTCTCAGCTAATCGGTTATCCTAAACATGGGCTTGGGTGTGTAATTTTAGAAACTAAGATAGGCAAGTGTTGGCACTGTTCTTTCAGTTCCTGCTTTTCTCCCacataagaaatatttttaaatgttttgatttctttaccATTGATTTACAGTCTGTAAGGTGTTGGaattaataaaaggaaaatcacaATGAAAAGATAGTGAATATTATTAATATCCAGTGGAAGAGAACAGTTCAGCAGTTCAGAGCCACTCACTCACTTCTTAGCAGGTCAAGCTCAGGGATTTATATGacactgtgaaataaaaacagtgtttgGACCAGTAATATAAATATGAGGCAAATATAAATTTGAGGCATATTAGatcattctttttcagaatttcagatgTTTATAAATTTTCAGGGTTGATCAGTTTTGAAGTGATgggtttttatgtttttgagCATTTTTAACCAGACTGAGTGCTAACAGGGACATCAAAACATACATCCCAACAATGTTAGGAATTCTTACTAAAAGTTGTCTCACGTGTCCACAATAAGTTTGGAAGAAGtaaaaggaaagagatggaaCTTTATTTGGGATTTTGGCAGGAGATGGTAGTGCCAACTGGCTTAGTCAGTGCAGGTTTTTCTTAAAAGATGTTAATTTATGTGAAATCATGGCCTCGTTCATTTCCTTGGAGCTATGTTAAGTTTGGATTTGCTTCTATTGAGATGCAAGAACATCCAGCTAACAAAAGACACTATGTTGATGCCTCTTGTCTAACCTttggagatggaaaaaaaagagaaagaatcaTATTCTAGTGGAGAGACGGcaaaatacttgaaagaaaagagtaaaaGCAAGGccaaaaaatatgtaaaaatatgaTGGTGTCCAGATTCCCATCTGGAGTCATCAAGCTGCATGAATTTACATCAGCTGTGTTGCAGAGCAGAGAGCGTTAGGAGAGAAAGTGATTATGGActtgagaagctgaaaaagaaaatagccccatatggaagaaaagcaggcagGTAAGGTAAAAAATGAAGACTGTAATGAAGAACATAGGGCAATCTGAAGGTAAGCAAGATACCCTTTTACTGGAACAGCTTTGTACTCTGGATTGTATTTCTCCATGCTCGCAATTTACTTGTTCATAGAACAGACGTGATGTGAGTTTTCAATCGGTTTTCCAGGTATATACAGAGACCATAGGCTTGTTAAAAGCACCATGTTTAGAAGGAAAATGACAGCTGTCTATTGTTCACCACGGAGCATgcttaaataaatgtaatagaAGTTCTGATTCTGATCAGAGTATTTGAACTGCTTTCAGAAAACTGGTGTAGTTTCCCTTAGTAATGACAATTTCTCCTTTCCTGGTGTGGAAAGAGAGGGAGGCACAGTGGGTTCATTGGCATGCTATTCAGAGGCAAATGGACCCTGAGGGTCCATCTGTGTCAGAAGAGAGCATATTGAATTATGTGAACTTTGAGGGCCTGGGAGTGCAGTGGCGTTGCTCAGCTGTCTACATAAAGgtacaattaacaaatgttGTTTGGTGAAGACCCTCATAAGACTCAACTCTCTCTCTTCATCTCTTCATCCTGCCCCTGACAGCGAGCCTACACAGGTCACGATGCTCTATTCTCGTCAGGGGACGACAGAAACCATTGAGGAGGTAGAAGGAGAGCACGAAGAGGAAGGAGCTCATTCTGCTTCAAGGCAGGATGAAGAAGAGGTGGAAGATTATAGCCTGGGTTCAGAAGGAGCTGCATATACTCCTGACACCGATGTGCCATTGTACTCCACTGTGGACAGCAATGCAGAGGCACCACCTTCCTATAGCAAAGCTGTCAGCTTTGAACATCTTCCTTTTGGCTCCCCAGATGACTCAGCTGGAAAGAGTCTCATGATGGTGAGCCCAGATGACAGTCGGACGGACAGACTTAATGATGCAATTCTCCCTCCATTGACGCATGAGCTAACGGCTAGTGAGCTGCTTCTGAACAAGTAAGGACCTTGGAGTGGGTGAAATTTTTGGTCCCAGTTTGTGAAGTTttgacttttttctcttttttctctcgACACAAGGCAATATTGTTGATACAGACCTTGTGCTAAGTTTGATTCAAAGGAAGAAGCTCATTTCCTGTGTAGTTGTTCTAATTACAGATTTCTAAAATGattcaaatacattttggaaaaattctgtgttttctccctAGATACCATAGCTAATTGTTCCAATTAGCATCAGATTTCTGTAGTCTAACAGTAATGGGGTCAAGAGCTTTTCTAAACATTCCTTGTGAACAGAACAgggcttctcttctgcagacaGCTGTGATTTCAAATAAGCTTCTTCCAGGGCTATctgggaaaatgtttttcttttaattattttggattACTATTAAGGAAACTCTGACCTTTGACAGAGTGTATGTTTAAGTCAGTAGGATATGAGGGCTGTGTAGAGAGATCACTTTTCTGAGTGCTTTCCTAAGGGATAAAGATGCTCCCTCTTTGCCCCTCAGGCAACACAGTGAGTAATGCTAGTGGTTTCAGGTGGTGTCActgttcttcctctgctttctggCCTGGCTCAACCGAGGAACAGCTTCCATGAAGTTGGAGCTGGATAAGACGACCTGTAATGtcatgtcccttccaacccaagcaattccatgattctacgaATTCAAGGGCAAAATCTTAAATCACTTTTCAACCTGGCAGCATCTAgaaaggagaggcacagatctgaTTTTGTAGATGTGGAATCCTTTATTCTGACTGTCCATGCTTCTTTTGGATTTCCAGCTAAATCTCCTTTTACACTAGGGCACTCCTTAAGAAAAGATAAGAGAACTGATTATGTGAAATTTATATAATAGTTTCTTTCTGACTTTTATGTTTATTTGAgcagattaattaaaaaacaacagaagagcaCTTCCAATTATTCTGGTATAAATTCTGAGAGCTTAGATTCAGGCTATTTGATTATAATACTAAatcccatctttttttttttcccccctgttgTGGTCACCAACAGAATGTTGTAActtttcaaaagggaaaatagtATCAATTTTAACAGCAGCTGTTGTGAATTTCATTTgcacttctctgcttttcacagGATGTTTCATGATGATGAACTAGAGGAATCAGAGAAATTCTATGTTGGTCAGCCTCGAGTCTTGCTTCTTATTTATGCCTTGTACAATACTCTGGTGGCCCGGTCAGAAATGGTTTGCTATTTTGTGATCATCCTTAACCACATGATCTCTGCCTCTATGATAACGCTGGTGCTGCCCATCCTTATCTTCCTTTGGGCCATGCTGTCTGTTCCTCGACCAAGCAAACGTTTCTGGATGACTGCCATTGTCTACACTGAGGTAGGCTGCTGTTTTTGCAACCCTGTATGTGAGAGATAGAAATGTTAAGCTGTAAGCTTTGCATggtctcttttctgtttctgatgtCTAAGATCCAGTAGCCTTTGGCCTTTTCTGttaatttaaatgtttgctCAGTCCTTAGCAACGTCTATGGTATGAAAAGATCTCGTTCGtgtttttcttcactgctgtgGACAACATCCTTTCTGGCATGTAAAGCAGTTATCACAAAAACCATCCATTTACAAATAGCTACTGTATAGCTGGTAATCAAGTATACACTGCCTGTGGCATCTCCAGTACCACTGAGTTGGTAAATGCTGAATTTAGTCCTTAATGGCCTTATGACTCAAGAAACATAAACTGTTGTTCCTCTATTTTAATGAGTGTTTGCTAATCGTCTCACAAAGCTGACAAAGttgtcttatttctttcttaatgttATGAGGCTGCCATGCTTAGAAAACACCCAAAGTGTGTTGTGTTTCTGAACAGGTAGCCATTGTCATCAAGTACTTCTTCCAGTTTGGCTTCTTTCCTTGGAATAAATATGTGGATTACACAAAAGATAAACCTTATCATCCACCCAATATTATTGGGATAGAGAAGAAAGAGGGCTATGTGCACTATGATCTTGTTCAGctccttgctttatttttccacagaTCCATTTTAAAGGTGAGCTGAGtgcatgtgatttttattttgtatttaattttttagtCATTCGAGCTATATTTCAACACCATGAATTTATTGTCTCTGGTGAACACTGCGATAAATGCCTGCAATAAACACTGTGACATAAATACACGTAAATACAGTAAGTACAAATTTGAAatgctctccttttctttttccactagTGCCATGGACTGTGGGATGAAGATGAGAAAGGGGACAACTCCAGTAATAAAGGAGATACTGATGATGAGCTTTCTCTGCCAGGAGGCAGGAGAGACTCTTCTGGGTCTCTGAAGTCTGTCAATCTTGCAGCATCAGTGGAGTCCATCCATGTccacttccctgagcagcagaCAGCAATCAGGAGaaagagctccagcagtgcttcaCAGCTTTCTCACAGATCCAGCTTCTCCTCACACAGATCTAAGAGAGGTAAATGTTGTGGCATCTTGGgaacttgaaaagcaaatgttcaATTCCCTTAAGGTCATACTGCCTTTTGCTGTGGAGAACCCAGAAACTACTGAATACTGTTGCTCCTCAGTGAGGAAATAGGATATGAAGCAAAACATCTTTGTGTTTGAACATACTCCAAACCTTCTTAAAGTTCACATGAAGAGCTGTACTTTGTGATTCactatgtttttaaaatgacattatCCAAAAGCTGGGAAAGGAATGTCCAGTGTGGCCCAGATCCAGAATTTCTGGTTTAGCATAATCCTCAGCTAGAGGGAATTCAAAGcacatgtatttttcatatttacatTCAATGGAAgttgaagtggaaaaaaaaaaattggttaaGGATGTTAAAGTGGATTACCTTTCCCATCTagtgaaaaagaaaggcttGCAGTAGCCTGAATGCCTGAATGTATAGTTCCAGTTGAGATGACCGAGTCTGATCAGTCaagtttttgcttttatcaCTCTTCTAGAACTTGTAACTGAATGTTTTCaaggttttaaaatatcagaaataaattacCGTAAGAATTTATTTCCAAGCATCTTTTGTGTGAGGAACTTAGGTATGAGGTAGATTTCTCCATATCTCTTACTTTCTAATTTTTGCACTTAAGCTTTGATTTTGAATtagcttctttctcttttctttccctccccctTTTTCTCAGGAAGTACCAGTACAAGAAACAGCAGTCAGAAAGGAAGCAGTGTGCTAAGCATCAAGCAAAAATCTAGGAAGGAACTTCTTATGGAAAAGTTTCGAGAACAAATGATCAAAGCCAAGGCCTTTACAATTAAAAAGTGAGCAGTGTGAGGAGTTGGGTGGGCTTGCGGGGAGGTTCCAAACAGCTGACTAATGgagtaaaatgttttaaagagtGGAGGTTACTTCTGCTAATTCAAATGGATGAATGGATATATGTATTATTCATAATATTGGGATGCTTTCTCTCTTAAGTCACACCAACTGAACTTCAGACAAATGAGCAGAGGTTCAAACGGCACTGCAAGGGTGTTCGTCTATCTGATGAAAGGTTATAAACATCCGATGTGAACTGGCTTGGGTGACTATGCATATTTCTACTGAACAAATGCTATTACGATGCTTTAGCAGAAAGGGACACACAGGTGCCTGTGAAGTTTATGAAAGCTGTCAGAGAAGCATAGAAGTGAATTTTTACAAGTATTATTCATATCACCTCCAGTCACTCTTATTCAATACAGGCTACGGCTTTCTTAAATCACATTGTGGTCATTGTTGTTTTAGGACACTCCAGGTGTATGTGCCCATCAGACAATTTTTCTACAATCTTATTCATCCAGACTACAGTGCAGTGACTGATGTATATGTGCTGATGTTCCTGGCAGATACAGTGGACTTCATCATCATTGTCTTTGGATTTTGGGCTTTTGGGGTATGTCACATAGGGCATCTATGTAAATCCGTGGTTGGGAGCCTTGCCATAATTGCATGTGATTGTTCTTCCTCAACcactctattttttcttttcagaaacactctgcagcagcagatatTACCTCTTCATTATCAGAGGACCAGGTTCCAGAGGCATTTTTGGTGATGGTGCTCATTCAGTTTGGTACCATGGTGGTAGACCGAGCGCTCTACCTCAAAAAGACTGTCATGGGAAAGGTTATCTTCCAGGTCATCCTCGTTTTTGGGATTCATTTCTGGATGTTCTTTATCTTGCCTGGAGTGACAGAAAGGTATAAACCCTTGTAATCATACAATATTCGTTGATACTTTACCAAGTTATTTGAATATGAATTTGAAATACTTATAGCTAAGCTTTGGAATCATGAACGAATTTCTTTTTGGTCTTGTTCCTAAACAGAATGTCAAAGTGCCTTTCCACAGCAATAGCTGTGGCCAATGTAAATTTGAGGAGGAAGGAACTAGATTGTACAAGTATGTAACAAAATATTCTCAACTTAGTTCAAAAACAAATCAGGTGAGAGAAAACTGGCCTATAACTGAATACTCAACAGAGAATGTTGGCCTCTAGTTCAGTTCCCTACTCCCTAGACTGTTTTATATCCTTTATGAGTTTCTAGATACAAACTGAAGTATTCCTAGGAGCAGTGGTGagaattttattcctttctcctcctACCTGGGCCATGCAGTCCTACCTCTATGCCCTAGTTTCTCAAGAGAAACCTTGTTTTTCTGGCTGCACACTGATTTAGACGACTTAGTGGGAAATGTGTCTCTCAGAGTAACCTATAACTTGGTGCTCTTTTGGAATATGTGAATTTAAATCTCCTTGATCCTTCTAGAGATGAAGGTCTAAATGCCACGTCTCTTCTGAAGAGCAGTTCTCCCCATGTTCTGCCACAAGGCTCTAGAGGTGGTGTGGATATTGTAGCCTGCTGCATGAAATCTTTTATTACATCCATGATCAGATAGACTTGAAAATCTAACATTTCTCATTGCATGGCTCAAAGCAATCTTCACTGCAGAGATATTACTCTTCCCTCTTTAGCTCTTGGCTAACTCCACCCTAGGACTTACATAATTGCCTTACTCCATTAACAGTGTAGGAAATTAGTCTGTGTCATCTAAACACAATTCATTTTGTAAACAGTTATTTCAcaggtaaaaaacaaaatatggacATAACGTACAGCCTAACTCCctccaccccccaaaaaaagaaaaaaacaaaaaaaagaaagagggagaattttcctcttaaaaaaggattgttttctttttcctcagtacAGTAATAATTGCACCCCTGtttttaagaatttatttttcaagtggATCTCTTATCCACTGAGCACTGAAAATTGAGATGAAACTTTTAACTTTATTTGGACACTTTAAAGAAAGAGcaataaaatcattttgatattttgtgTGAACTCATGAAATATTTATCTCATGTTGTTAATCTCAAATCTGCATCTGAaatttctgtgttctttatAAGTCATGCTGATTCTTAGAAGCCCATGCgaatttttttaatcacaataATTTTGTGGGATGTGATTGAAAACAGTGGGTCATGTCTGATTTACAAAGCCTGTCAATCATAAAGTTCTAGTATGTTATTAGGCTACTACAGTCAGAAGCTGGGCTGTAGTAAATGTTAACTAAGATAGTCAGGGGTGAAGCCTATGGTGTGTGAGGAAAGGTTAAGGCAATAaattcagcctgcagaagatgATGACTTCTCTTCACCTAACTATTAGGAGAGCATTAAGATGAAGCTTAGCTGTTGTCAGAGATGCACCTTGATAAAGCAAGAGGCCACAAgttggagaaaaggaaattccAGCTAGATACGATAACAAATCTTTTCACTGGGCCGACAGTCAAGCACTGGAGCAAGTTGCAGAGACAGATTGTGAGATCTATATTCTCAGAGATATTTAGAACTGTACAGGCTCCTGAATGATTAGGTGTAATTAGACTCTATTCAAGCAAGAGTTGATGGAAAAGATGGTCTTCAAAGACAAACCTAAATTCTTGTATGAGTCCGTGGCATTGGATGTACGTCCATGAATAAAAATATCCATTAACTCTTTGTAATCATTGCCAATGTTAGCTCTctgaaaagtgaagaaaaagcagtatcAACCCATGACTCATGGGAGATGTGTCATTGTTGAGACTCATGTGGTGTGGCTAGACACCTCTAGAGCTGAGATGCTGTTCCCATTCTCTTCCCTGTGACCCCGAGGTGACTATAGATGCTGTTTATAGACTTCCTCATCCAAATTCTTTCAAATACTGTGTCACCAGTGCACTGAGGTCAGAGGCCAAAGGCTTTTCACATATTCTCAGGAAAGGGAAGCTGCCAGGAGCTCAAAACATTTCAAGCTAATTTGGTCTTACACAGATATGATGCTcataattttcctttatttgtctTTTCCATTACAGGAAATTTAGCCAGAACACTGTTGCCCAGCTCTGGTATTTTgtgaaatgtgtttattttggCTTATCAGCATATCAGATACGCTGCGGATATCCAACTCGTGTTCTTGGCAACTTCCTCACAAAAAGTTATAACTATGTGAACCTGTTCTTATTTCAAGGGTAAGTCTAAACCTACTGCCCTACTGCAGTCTTCCTTAAGATGAGGACCCTTTTTCTGATGCTGGGACTGTTCGTGACTTTTCTTTCAAGTTATTGGAAATGAAACAGTAAATCTTGCACAGCATATTCCTCTGTATGTGCCACATGTCCGCTGTAGTCCGGAAAAAACAATTTCAGGAACACAAATGTCAGGAATATCAGTCTCCTACCCTGAAGCTAGAAGTCTGAGTTATCAGTCTGACAGATATCAGTCAGATACAAAGATATGCCCTGGTAGAAATAGGTAATGTTATTTGTTCTGCTGTCCCAAAAAGTAGTAAGGCATCAAATTCCAAAAGAGATAATTGAAGCAGGCCTACAGGCTCTACCTCTGCAAGTGGGGAGGAGAATAAAGAGACAGACAGTAACAGGGGAAATCAAATCTccacttagaaaaaaaagtttattttctgtactttttgtAAAGTGCTGCACATCTGAAGCTCTTTAGAAGTGTTGGTGCGAGTAACAGACAGCAAAGCATATaagtatttcacagaaaacCTGGAATAATCTTAGCccttccaaatattttcagtatggGCTTATGTCATTCCAACAGGAAAAGTTGAAGAAAGTTTTCTTCGCATGAAGCAGTCTTTATGACCTGGCCAAGCAGAAAAATGTGGAAGTACTAAAGGATGCACTTTGAAAAGCTGCTATGTGCATGTTGCTTTCCTGTTAGCCCACCTTCTTCTGCTGCTTAATTCTGAGTCATGAAGCTCAGTCCTGTATGCAATTGAGGAGTATCCATCTACTGTAGGAAGGCAGTGTACCACTTGGGATAAAGAGATATAAAATGAAGTCCCACCATCCTGCAGAAAGGCCATGTTCCTCTGTGCTCCCAGAGTAGAAGAATTTGTTTACACAGGAAGTCTGTCTTGTTCTGTTGTGTCAGTATCTCATACACAGCTACTACTGGGTATAATGGTGCCAAAGCATATTTATGGCCTCACAAGGGATCCAAAGGGAATGTGAGCTGTGGCAAAATGTATCACCTTTAAAACACCAGTATTAGCCATGGTGTCTCATGATATGATTGCATAATTTCCAATTAAACTGCTTTTTAGTActcattttgttcttctttttctggcACATACGCTTACTATGCTTACTATGCTTATTTAATCCTCCATTTTTTATTATCTGCTATGGTCTCCCTTCAGATTCCGCCTGGTTCCATTTTTGACTGAGCTGAGAGCCGTAATGGACTGGGTTTGGACAGATACCACTCTCAGTCTTTCCAGCTGGATCTGTGTTGAAGATATCTATGCTCATATATTCATCCTGAAGTGCTGGCGAGAGTCAGAAAAGGTGAGGAAGATCCATATGAGTGATCCAGACCTCCTCTCCCCtgtgcagaaatgaaggaaagtaATCACAAGTCCCTAAATAATTTGGAAATCCACCATAAATGCAGATTGCTAGCAGATACACCTGGTGCTCATGTTCAGAAATATTCAGACTGTTGGGTTCTTTATGTTAGCTGACAGTCAGTGCAAGTGAAATTTCAATTTCCTTTGTGCCTGATTTTTCCACCATTGAGATGAATTCCACAAACATGTGGCTGCTAGTTTAATTGTATGCCTGAATTTCAAGGCCAGGAGTGAAAGACTCAGTATTCACATATTCTCATTATCCATAACTACTTAAATGACTAACCCACAGTAGCAGGGAAGTTGCAGCTCCAAAGAAAAGTTGTGTCAAGGAAGAATTCATGCCTCCACGGTGTAGGTCTCAGGAATGTTTCATGTAAATACAGAGGGAAGTTAGCTGGTTCCTTTATTCTGAGAGAGTTCCCGCACATCCAGAAAGAATGCAGGAAAACAGATAAACCCCCCATTTGTTTGACTAAAATTTCAGTCTCTTAAAATCATTTAAGCTTCAGCTCAAATTAAACTTGCAAATTCTGGATTCCTCATAACTGCTATAAAGATTGCAACCATATGCTTGCTTATTTTGccaatttgaaaaagaaattaagcgTTCTTTTAAGAGTGACCCAACTAGTCAGAAATTGTCCATCTGCAATGAAACAGATGTGTTTTTAAGTGTTACTGATGTATTACTGCTTTTACTATAATCCCATCTCCTAATTGCATTTACCTTCCAAGTATGTCAGTTAAATTGACTCAGAAGTGAAGCGGACACAAATCTCATAGATAGGCTTTCTCAGTATGGCTTACCTTTCTGCCATGAATAGAGCATCACCAGAGGCTTCAGGAGGCTGGAAATAATAATCCTGTTCTACACTGACCGTCCATCATACTGCATTTTTTCACTCTGCAACAGTATTGCTCTGCATTTCATCTAGCATAGAACCTCCAAGTCTAAGCTTGCATGTGTGTGCTAGTGCCATGTAGCAACATAACTACCAACAACTTTATGAGtgctgttttcttatttaattccctgtcTCCTCACATTGAGTGGTGTGCTTAAGTTCTTTGGCTCTCAGAGACTCTGAGCTGTTCTGT
The DNA window shown above is from Meleagris gallopavo isolate NT-WF06-2002-E0010 breed Aviagen turkey brand Nicholas breeding stock chromosome 3, Turkey_5.1, whole genome shotgun sequence and carries:
- the LOC104910264 gene encoding piezo-type mechanosensitive ion channel component 2-like isoform X2, giving the protein MYLPLPLVYFYLFSLSQGNVPTRESIHMYYQNHMMKLSKESGLDSIDKNPGQASGLQTSERMDSLDSAASRDSISSEPTQVTMLYSRQGTTETIEEVEGEHEEEGAHSASRQDEEEVEDYSLGSEGAAYTPDTDVPLYSTVDSNAEAPPSYSKAVSFEHLPFGSPDDSAGKSLMMVSPDDSRTDRLNDAILPPLTHELTASELLLNKMFHDDELEESEKFYVGQPRVLLLIYALYNTLVARSEMVCYFVIILNHMISASMITLVLPILIFLWAMLSVPRPSKRFWMTAIVYTEVAIVIKYFFQFGFFPWNKYVDYTKDKPYHPPNIIGIEKKEGYVHYDLVQLLALFFHRSILKCHGLWDEDEKGDNSSNKGDTDDELSLPGGRRDSSGSLKSVNLAASVESIHVHFPEQQTAIRRKSSSSASQLSHRSSFSSHRSKRGSTSTRNSSQKGSSVLSIKQKSRKELLMEKFREQMIKAKAFTIKKTLQVYVPIRQFFYNLIHPDYSAVTDVYVLMFLADTVDFIIIVFGFWAFGKHSAAADITSSLSEDQVPEAFLVMVLIQFGTMVVDRALYLKKTVMGKVIFQVILVFGIHFWMFFILPGVTERKFSQNTVAQLWYFVKCVYFGLSAYQIRCGYPTRVLGNFLTKSYNYVNLFLFQGFRLVPFLTELRAVMDWVWTDTTLSLSSWICVEDIYAHIFILKCWRESEKRYPQPRGQKKKKVVKYGMGGMIIVLLICIVWFPLLFMSLIKSVAGITNKPLDVSITITLGGYQPIFTMSAQQSQLVDLNQTGFSAFLGSYRGNTVSEM
- the LOC104910264 gene encoding piezo-type mechanosensitive ion channel component 2-like isoform X1, producing the protein MYLPLPLVYFYLFSLSQGNVPTRESIHMYYQNHMMKLSKESGLDSIDKNPGQASGLQTSERMDSLDSAASRDSISSCYTEATMLFSRQSTLDDLDGPDTVPKTSERARPRLRKMQSMDMSSSSADSGSIVSSEPTQVTMLYSRQGTTETIEEVEGEHEEEGAHSASRQDEEEVEDYSLGSEGAAYTPDTDVPLYSTVDSNAEAPPSYSKAVSFEHLPFGSPDDSAGKSLMMVSPDDSRTDRLNDAILPPLTHELTASELLLNKMFHDDELEESEKFYVGQPRVLLLIYALYNTLVARSEMVCYFVIILNHMISASMITLVLPILIFLWAMLSVPRPSKRFWMTAIVYTEVAIVIKYFFQFGFFPWNKYVDYTKDKPYHPPNIIGIEKKEGYVHYDLVQLLALFFHRSILKCHGLWDEDEKGDNSSNKGDTDDELSLPGGRRDSSGSLKSVNLAASVESIHVHFPEQQTAIRRKSSSSASQLSHRSSFSSHRSKRGSTSTRNSSQKGSSVLSIKQKSRKELLMEKFREQMIKAKAFTIKKTLQVYVPIRQFFYNLIHPDYSAVTDVYVLMFLADTVDFIIIVFGFWAFGKHSAAADITSSLSEDQVPEAFLVMVLIQFGTMVVDRALYLKKTVMGKVIFQVILVFGIHFWMFFILPGVTERKFSQNTVAQLWYFVKCVYFGLSAYQIRCGYPTRVLGNFLTKSYNYVNLFLFQGFRLVPFLTELRAVMDWVWTDTTLSLSSWICVEDIYAHIFILKCWRESEKRYPQPRGQKKKKVVKYGMGGMIIVLLICIVWFPLLFMSLIKSVAGITNKPLDVSITITLGGYQPIFTMSAQQSQLVDLNQTGFSAFLGSYRGNTVSEM